The DNA window GACCTGTTCGTCGTCCTGCACATCCAGGTGCCCGAACACGTTGGCGAACGCGAACGCACCTTGTGGGAACAACTCCGTCGCGAATCGACTGCTGATCGGAAAGGATAACCTCATGAATGGATCCACCACGACCCAGCTCACTATCGTCCGACTCCACGTCCACTACCCTTCCCGTGACACGGTTTACGACCTGGACACGCTGGCTCGCCTGGCCGACGTGCATCCCGCTCTTGTTTCCCAGTATGTCCGGCGCGGGTTGCTCGACCCTCTGGACGATCGGGATGAACGCGAATGGCGGTTTGACGATGGCTCCCTGCGCCTCCTCCGCCGAATCCAGCGACTCCGCAGCGAACTCGGCGTCAATATCAACGGCGTCGCCGTCATCCTGGAATTGCTGCAACAGATTGAAGACCTCCGCTAGGAAACGGCCCGGCTTCGCGAAGAATTAAGTTGACTCCCTCGTCTCCCGAGGTTTAACAATCTGGCGTTCGGGCGAGGTCTTGAGTCAGATGGCTGTTTTTTCCACAAAAACTATCGCCATAACTGAAAACCAGTATTCAGTAATACGAAAGGGACAAGGTTATGAAATCCAGACTCAATAACATGTTCACAACGTCACAGTTCATTCCCGCGGGTGTCCGATCCCTCGTAGTTCCCTTGGCTTTAAGCTTATGTGCCCTCCTGCTCCTGGCCCCTCAAACCTCAGCGGCCACCTTTTCGTTCTCCACTGGTAATCCCGATGGTCTAATGGCCACCGCGACGCGACCCGGACCCACGAACGGCCTGGACCAGGAAACGGAATCCGCCGATGATTTCATCCTGACAAATGAAGTCCAGATCACTTCCGCTTCGTTCACGGGACTCGTGCCACTCGGGGTGGACGTCAGTAATGATGTTTCCAAGGTGGTCGTCGAGATCTATCGCGTGTTCCCGCAAGATTCGGATATCAATCGAACAAGCAATGTCCCCACGCGGGCCAACTCTCCCTCCGACGTCGCCTTCGCAAGCAAGGATTCAACGTCGGCCGAATTGACCTTCACCGTGACGTTGCTCAATCCCAGCTTCGTCGCTTCCAACAGCGTCGATATTGGCATCTTCCCGCTCACGAACCAGACAACCATGGGGGAAGGCCCGGTCACCGGCCAAGAAATCCGGGTCGATGTCACGCTCACGTCGCCCTTTGACCTGCCCACCAACCATTATTTCTTCGTGCCGCAGGTCTTGCTGACCAATGCCGCCGATCATTTCCTGTGGCTTTCTGCCCCCAAACCGATCGTCTCGCCGGGAACCCCGTTCGTGGGCGATCTTCAGGAGTGGATCAGGAATGCCCAACTGGATCCCGACTGGCTCCGCGTAGCCACCGATATAGTGGGCGCGCCCCCGGCGTTTAACGCCACGTTTGCGCTCACCGGCGACATCCCGGTTCACGACCTCGCCGTCATCAGCGTCCATCCGATCAAGAACATCAATCTCAAGGCCGGCAAGCCGGCCCTGACCAAGCGAGTCAAGGTCCAGATCCAGAATCTCAGCCCGCACAGCGAGACGTTCACGAACTTGGCGCAGTTGGCCGACCTTGTCAGCGTCACGTTGTCCAACATCCCGAACAGCGGTTGCACGCCGCCGACGGCGGATTTGATCCAGGGTTCTCCCAACAAACCCAAGACGATCAAGCCGAACGGCAAACTCAACGTCTTCTTCAACGTCACCTACGACCCGGCGGGCTGCGTGCCGGCTCCCGCCAAGGGGGCCGAGGATTTCGCTTACACGGCGCACGTCAATCACGGCGCAATCGACGGCAACCCGGACACCAATCCGTCGAACGACACTCTCACTTCCGATGTGGAGACCGATGTGGTCCTGAAAGAATGACCGATTGCGGTTTGCCGCGTAAGTACCATCAACCCGATTGCGGAGCGTGCTTGATCGGAAGGCGCACTTTGAAACGGGTGTCTCCGGGCACGGATTCGAATTCGATTTCACCGCCGTGCCGGTTGGCCACGATGCGACTGCTGATTACCAGGCCCAGACCCGTGCCTGACCCGACGCCCTTGGTGGTATAGAACGGCTCGAAGATGTGCGACTGCACTTCGGGCGGAATGCCACTGCCATTGTCAGCAATCTCCACCACCACCTGGTCAACATCCAAGAACGTGGCGACACAGATTTTCCCCGTTCCTTTGACCGCGTCAACGGCGTTGTCGAGGAGATTGGTCCACACCTGGTTCAACTCGCCGCCGTGCGCCATGATGCGTGGAATCGCGCGATCGAACTTGCGGGTGACGGTGATGTTCTTGAGTTTGTGGCCGAGCATCGTCAACGTGTTCTCGATGCCCTCGTGCACGTCAATCTCCTGCATGGGCGATTGGTCCATGTAGGAATAGGATTTCACAGCCTTGACCAACTCGGCGATGCGCGCCGTGCTCCCGTCGATTTCGTTCAGCAACGAATTCAGCGACAGGCTCGCTTCCAACCAACCGAAGGCGTACGGCAAGGCTTCGGCGGGAAGCTTCTCAGCGAGGGCCGCCAGTTCTTTCGCGTCCAGACCGGCGCCCACAAATGCGGGTGAAAACTTCCACCCATCGGCCACGCCATGTTGCTCCAGCCAGGTGGCAACTTCTTCTTCTCGGTCGCTGCGGGTCACCGAATCCAGCGGTGTGGATTTCGCCAGTCGGGCGATGGCGTCCTGCGAAGCATCGACGAGCGGCTGCCAATGTTCGGGCTTCAAGGATTCATGCAGTTCGCACGCGAACGACTGCAGATTGTCCACAACCTCCCGCAGATTCGCTGACGACCGGCGCGCCGCTGTCGCCGGGTTGTTCAGCTCGTGGGCAAGACCCGCGGCCATCGTGCCGAGGGACGCCAGCTTCTCGCGTTGCATGGAATAACCTTCCACGTTCTTCACCCGCGTCGCCATCGTGCGGAAGATCTGGCTCGCGACCGACGGGCACACGCTCAACATCCGCCAGAAATCGTTCTTGCCCAGCCGAAACAACCGGCTGGGCTTCAGGGTACGCACGGTCGCGAGATTGGGACTGTCCAGCAGCAGCGATATTTCGCCAAGGAACATTCCGGGCTTGGTCACGCCCATCAGGATCGCCTGGTTGTCATAGTTCCGGCTGACCCGCAATTCGCCTTCCAACAGCACGTAGAAAGAATTGAGCGGCTCGCCCTCGGTCGCCAACACCTTGCCGACTTCGAATTCGATAATCTCCCCCGGTTCGAAGCAGCTTGTTTGTTCCGCCGATAGGTCGGAGAAGAGCGGGATCGCCTGCAATTCTTTAAGGGTCAATGGGTCCATAATTACACCGTGCTGAGATACTGGTGGATGAGCTTGACGGCCATGGCGCCTTCGCCCACACCGGAGGTGACGCCCTTGGTGGAAGCATGGCGCACGTCACCGGCCACGAAAATCCCCGGCACACTGGTTTCAAGGATAAACGGATCGCGGTCCGGCACCCAGCCGCTCGGCCGCTTTCGTTCCTTCAAGAAATGCCCCCCCGAATAGATATACCCCTGCGCGTCCCGCTCGACCATACCGCCCAACCAATCGGTGTACGGAACCGCGCCCACATAGAACAAAAGAGCGCTCGCGGGGACGGTTTCCTGCGCGCACGTCTTGTTATTCATGAGTGTAATCGTTTCACAGCGCCCCGTGCCCTTAACCTCCATGACGCTCGTGTTCAGTTTCACGACGATGTTCTTCGTCGCGCCAATCTGGTCTTCCAGGTACTGCGACATGTTCGCCGAGAGAGAATCGCCGCGCACCAACATTGTGACGCTTCGCGCATATTTCGAAAAATACATCGCCGCCTGCCCCGCCGAATTCGCCCCGCCGACAATGTACACATCCTCATTCTTGTAGGACAACGCCTCGGTCATCGGCGCGTAGTAGTAAACCCCCGCACCATTCAACTCCTCCACGCCCGGCACGTCCACTTTGCGAAAGGCAATGCCCGTCGCAATCAACAGCGCGCGACAGCCGATCTCCGTGCCGTTGCCCAGCGTGACAAACCGTGACGGCCCATCCACCCGGACTCCGGTCACTTCTTGCGGCGAGAGAATCTCCACGCCGAACCGCCGGGCCTGGCTGACCGCGCGTCGGGCCAGGTCGAACCCACTGAGCCCGGTCGGGAAACCGAGGTAGTTTTCGATTCGGGAACTCCGTCCCGCCTGTCCACCGGGCGCTTCCCGTTCAATAAGTATCGTTCTCAATCCGTCCGCGGCTCCATACACCGCTGCCGCCAGGCCGGCCGGGCCGCCTCCGACAATGACCAAATCATAAAATGGCAACTCCGCTTTGGTCTTCAACCCCAGCTTCTCGGCAACCACCGCCGACGTCGGGTCAGAGAGATGTGTGCCGTCTGAAAAGACAACCAGTGGCAGTTGTTTGCCATCGGCGCCACTACTCTCCATCAATTGCCGGGCCGTCTCGTCCGTCTCCGCGTCCAACAACTGATACGGGATCGAGTTCCTCGCGAGAAAATCCCGGATCTGGTTGAAATGGGGCGACCAGCGGTGGCCGACTATACGAATTCCTTCAAACGGCGGACGGAATCCTGCCTGCCAATCGTCCAGCAGATCGTCCACAACCCCGTAAAGCCGCTCCTCAGGCGGATCCCACGGCTTCATCAGGTAATGATCGATCTTCACCGAGTTGATGGCGCGAATCGCCGCGTCGGTGTCCGCGTAAGCGGTGAGCAGAGCGCGCTTGGCTTCGGGATAAAATTCCAGCGCCGCCTCCAGGAACTCCACACCCGACATGCGCGGCATCCGCTGGTCAACCAGGAACAGGGCGACCGGATCGTTGCGCAACTTCAACTGCTTCACCGACTCCAGCGCCCCCGCGCCGGAGTCAGCGGCCATGACGCGGTACCGATTTCCATACTGCCGCCGCAAATCCCGCTCCACGGCCCGCAGCACGTCCGGGTCGTCATCGACTGTCCATATCACTGGCTTCGCCATAATCAGGAACGCCGCTTCCCTTTCGATGCCTTGCCGAGCAGGATCGCTTCTTCGATACTTGCCTTCAATGTTTCGAAATCGTCGTCGCCATCATTGCGCACGCTGTTGATGAAGATCGTCGGCGTGCCGCCCACCCCGCTGTCAGTCCCGCTCTGAATATCCTGCTGCACCCGGCTGGCATAAACGCGCTCGGCAACCTCGCGGTCGAATTTCACCTTGTCCAGGCCGAGCGCGACGGCAGCCCGCACCAGATTCTCGGCGTCGAGCGCCCCCGGATGCTCGAACAAATAATCGTGCATCTCCCAGAATTTACCCTGGGCGCCCGCGGCTTCGGCGGCCTCCGCCGCGCGCTGG is part of the Verrucomicrobiia bacterium genome and encodes:
- a CDS encoding FAD-dependent oxidoreductase translates to MAKPVIWTVDDDPDVLRAVERDLRRQYGNRYRVMAADSGAGALESVKQLKLRNDPVALFLVDQRMPRMSGVEFLEAALEFYPEAKRALLTAYADTDAAIRAINSVKIDHYLMKPWDPPEERLYGVVDDLLDDWQAGFRPPFEGIRIVGHRWSPHFNQIRDFLARNSIPYQLLDAETDETARQLMESSGADGKQLPLVVFSDGTHLSDPTSAVVAEKLGLKTKAELPFYDLVIVGGGPAGLAAAVYGAADGLRTILIEREAPGGQAGRSSRIENYLGFPTGLSGFDLARRAVSQARRFGVEILSPQEVTGVRVDGPSRFVTLGNGTEIGCRALLIATGIAFRKVDVPGVEELNGAGVYYYAPMTEALSYKNEDVYIVGGANSAGQAAMYFSKYARSVTMLVRGDSLSANMSQYLEDQIGATKNIVVKLNTSVMEVKGTGRCETITLMNNKTCAQETVPASALLFYVGAVPYTDWLGGMVERDAQGYIYSGGHFLKERKRPSGWVPDRDPFILETSVPGIFVAGDVRHASTKGVTSGVGEGAMAVKLIHQYLSTV
- a CDS encoding DsbA family protein encodes the protein MNISANATLTVPVGKRDHIQGPSSAAVTLVEYADYQCPFCGNVHPIIKQLQKHFGDRLRFVFRNFPQARIHAYAQRAAEAAEAAGAQGKFWEMHDYLFEHPGALDAENLVRAAVALGLDKVKFDREVAERVYASRVQQDIQSGTDSGVGGTPTIFINSVRNDGDDDFETLKASIEEAILLGKASKGKRRS
- a CDS encoding ATP-binding protein, with product MDPLTLKELQAIPLFSDLSAEQTSCFEPGEIIEFEVGKVLATEGEPLNSFYVLLEGELRVSRNYDNQAILMGVTKPGMFLGEISLLLDSPNLATVRTLKPSRLFRLGKNDFWRMLSVCPSVASQIFRTMATRVKNVEGYSMQREKLASLGTMAAGLAHELNNPATAARRSSANLREVVDNLQSFACELHESLKPEHWQPLVDASQDAIARLAKSTPLDSVTRSDREEEVATWLEQHGVADGWKFSPAFVGAGLDAKELAALAEKLPAEALPYAFGWLEASLSLNSLLNEIDGSTARIAELVKAVKSYSYMDQSPMQEIDVHEGIENTLTMLGHKLKNITVTRKFDRAIPRIMAHGGELNQVWTNLLDNAVDAVKGTGKICVATFLDVDQVVVEIADNGSGIPPEVQSHIFEPFYTTKGVGSGTGLGLVISSRIVANRHGGEIEFESVPGDTRFKVRLPIKHAPQSG
- a CDS encoding chaperone modulator CbpM, giving the protein MNGSTTTQLTIVRLHVHYPSRDTVYDLDTLARLADVHPALVSQYVRRGLLDPLDDRDEREWRFDDGSLRLLRRIQRLRSELGVNINGVAVILELLQQIEDLR